The Brassica oleracea var. oleracea cultivar TO1000 chromosome C6, BOL, whole genome shotgun sequence genome includes a region encoding these proteins:
- the LOC106299952 gene encoding LOW QUALITY PROTEIN: histone-lysine N-methyltransferase ASHH2 (The sequence of the model RefSeq protein was modified relative to this genomic sequence to represent the inferred CDS: deleted 1 base in 1 codon) gives MDCKENGVSDPSGDENLTSAAMDIGGSFSEKSMDLVTSLETAQAASVINPAMEEDQRECFVEAEQMGEGNSVGKELEENSDAVCCVDAEQAQGSVSDAIVLGGGGTVLPKGGRETDAESGFLNDAPEKVESSETAKDIENDKAGSDGFDGGNNEPSSDDVSLIRSCPFPDTVLDSGGLGCSETENRVKSSSDGDGNIPLVVSSSSAVPEMLSNSDGGLRSCDLDDIVDKETIDPDSRLVHEDELHTDLSDKNETLLKNHVGNTSSESDVAGMNDDVAVVHEDELHTDLSDKNETLLKNHVGSSSSESDVAGMNDDVAADPRGQSFSRTSPIEENTSGVEANAPITDPSLVRSFPLKFGNGVIGARNPENAVESIRIVDGNGRIGGEVASASGTSESSPRRRSRVGKQGNLSQTNLSAPLPRKSSRKKQSERNLESIFNCSKQKRSSVSKPDRSSQWGLPCRTAEIFLQSNNIPYGRPPHHETKQPQNSPKNGEHNTQASSGSCLRLKVKFGKSGGQNPLNITVSKVSGNSLPAGGIVKAGKGLEFPGPADIVEDKLQIVETREQLKEKNNPLEKLSCRLLSVSITDEKKNQDAGGLCRKLGGDVLDEGTHLSSSIVVEEGERANGTRPLDSETSPDSEVINSVQKDLPHGFSSTAEDLVNTNRGLEKQDELLASVSPLENGSHLIPNAKKGKHPNKSKGNGTRKGNSKSKSAKGGRKNESHEGLEKHSFINRSAGSDDSKDHEVGRAESNETTGALLDANMGKAFAINGAISQDVIHGEAVMDLTIEDSSPTESAWVRCDDCFKWRRIPASVVGSIDESSRWICMNNSEKEFAHCSISQEMSNEEINEQLGIGQDEADAYDYEAAKRGKDKEQKSKRLPVNKKACFRAIKTNQFLHRNRKNQTIDEIMVCHCKPPPDGRLGCGEECLNRMLNIECLHGTCPAGDLCSNQQFQKRKYVKFERFQSGKKGYGLRLLEDVREGQFLIEYVGEVLDMQSYESRQKDYASMGQKHFYFMTLNGNEVIDAGAKGNLGRFINHSCEPNCRTEKWMVNGEICVGIFSMKDLKKGQELTFDYNYVRVFGAAAKKCYCGSSHCRGYIGGDPLNGDVVVQSDSDEEYPELVILDDDESGEGILDATSKIFMDGADMQMPQNSTKVDDSKDLASQSPSSVSVKLPESEVLPSFQPTEASKELSTDMPVIDVQQEVLEKKTKGASPASKSISRLSSDGANSDKTVKHGSGEDIKILSRPRPRTKTSRSSGSSKQALPGVNKAQTTPVKKLQQQPIKSKGSEEVSPSGRIETFEGKLNELLDAGGGISKRRDSAKGYLKLLLLTAASRGNANEGIQSNRDLSMILDALLKTKSRTVLVDVINKNGLQMLHNIMKQYRRDFKKTPILRKLLKVLEYLATRDILALEHIVRPPPYAGMESFKQSILTLTEHDDKQVHQIARNFRDRFIPKHLRKPWRIDREERSESRRSPINSRFRSSQEPRYDHHSPRRAEPFASRAATPETPSVSDGCIQPTSSSLPETNGRKRKSRWDQPSTSKEQRTMTDVQDDLPPGFSSPCTDAPNAVTAQPQAKFLSRLTVSYGIPLSIVHQCGLPCKDDPSSWSVAPGVPFSPFPPLPPVTHGEFFANKRNGTVSDSPKRKREFSSDIGTSYFRQQKQKVPPWIRYNGWEKTANSSIPRHLTLEKKINNQENLEFRERSTFHES, from the exons ATGGATTGCAAGGAGAACGGTGTTAGTGACCCTTCCGGGGATGAGAATCTTACCTCCGCTGCGATGGACATCGGTGGAAGCTTCTCTGAGAAGTCTATGGATTTAGTCACTAGTTTGGAGACTGCACAGGCTGCATCAGTTATAAACCCTGCGATGGAGGAGGACCAGAGGGAGTGCTTTGTAGAGGCTGAGCAAATGGGAGAGGGAAACAGTGTTGGTAAAGAACTTGAGGAAAACTCTGATGCTGTTTGTTGCGTTGATGCTGAGCAAGCTCAAGGATCGGTTTCTGATGCCATTGTGCTTGGTGGTGGCGGCACAGTATTGCCCAAAGGGGGCAGGGAAACAGATGCTGAATCGGGTTTTCTAAATGATGCACCTGAAAAGGTTGAGTCTTCGGAAACTGCTAAAGATATAGAGAATGATAAAGCTGGAAGTGATGGTTTTGATGGAGGAAATAACGAACCATCGAGTGATGATGTTTCTCTCATTCGGAGTTGTCCCTTTCCAGATACAGTATTGGATTCTGGGGGTTTGGGTTGCAGTGAGACAGAGAATCGTGTGAAGTCTTCTAGTGATGGTGATGGCAATATCCCTCTCGTGGTGTCCTCTTCATCAGCTGTTCCAGAAATGTTAAGTAATAGTGATGGTGGTCTGCGCTCATGTGATCTTGATGACATCGTAGACAAAGAGACGATCGATCCAGATTCGAGGTTGGTACATGAGGATGAGCTGCATACTGATCTTTCTGACAAGAATGAAACACTGCTAAAGAACCACGTGGGGAATACATCAAGTGAAAGTGATGTGGCTGGTATGAATGATGATGTGGCTGTGGTACATGAGGATGAGCTGCATACTGATCTTTCTGACAAGAATGAAACACTGCTAAAGAACCATGTGGGGAGTTCATCAAGTGAAAGTGATGTGGCTGGTATGAATGATGATGTGGCTGCTGATCCGAGAGGTCAAAGTTTCAGTCGGACATCACCTATAGAGGAAAATACCTCTGGTGTAGAAGCCAACGCCCCTATTACCGACCCTTCTTTGGTGAGGAGTTTTCCGTTGAAGTTTGGTAATGGAGTCATTGGAGCTCGTAATCCTGAAAACGCAGTGGAGTCGATCAGGATAGTAGATGGCAATGGCAGAATAGGTGGTGAAGTTGCTTCTGCATCTGGGACTAGCGAGTCTTCACCTCGAAGGAGGTCCCGAGTCGGTAAACAGGGTAATCTTTCGCAGACCAATCTGAGTGCTCCTCTTCCGAGAAAATCCTCTAGAAAGAAACAATCAGAAAGAAATTTGGAATCAATTTTTAACTGTTCGAAGCAGAAGAGGAGCTCTGTTTCAAAACCAGACCGTTCATCTCAGTGGGGATTGCCATGTAGGACCGCTGAAATCTTCTTACAGAGCAATAATATTCCTTATGGTAGACCTCCGCATCACGAAACAAAGCAACCTCAGAACAGTCCTAAAAATGGAGAGCATAATACCCAAGCATCAAGTGGCTCTTGCCTTCGTTTGAAAGTTAAATTTGGTAAGTCAGGTGGCCAAAATCCTTTGAACATTACAGTCTCTAAGGTCAGTGGCAACTCTTTGCCTGCTGGTGGTATTGTTAAGGCCGGAAAAGGTTTAGAGTTTCCAGGGCCTGCAGATATTGTCGAGGATAAACTCCAGATTGTGGAAACTAGAGAGCAGTTAAAAGAGAAAAACAATCCCTTGGAGAAACTTTCATGTCGGCTGTTATCTGTTTCTATTACGGATGAGAAAAAGAACCAAGACGCTGGGGGGTTATGTAGGAAGCTAGGTGGTGATGTTTTAGATGAGGGTACACACCTTTCCTCTAGTATTGTGGTTGAAGAGGGCGAGAGGGCTAATGGAACCCGGCCCCTAGACTCTGAAACTTCACCAGATTCAGAAGTTATCAACTCTGTGCAAAAGGATTTGCCTCATGGTTTTTCCAGCACTGCAGAAGACCTGGTCAACACGAACAGAGGATTAGAAAAACAAGATGAATTGCTTGCTTCAGTATCTCCTTTGGAAAATGGTTCACATCTAATTCCCAACGCCAAAAAAGGTAAACATCCTAATAAGTCAAAAGGTAATGGAACAAGAAAAGGGAACTCCAAGTCCAAGTCTGCCAAAGGCGGGAGAAAAAATGAATCTCACGAGGGGTTAGAGAAACACAGCTTTATAAATAGGAGTGCTGGAAGTGATGATAGTAAAGATCATGAAGTAGGAAGAGCGGAGTCTAACGAAACAACAG GTGCTCTTTTGGACGCTAATATGGGAAAAGCCTTTGCCATTAATGGCGCCATATCGCAAGATGTTATTCATGGGGAAGCGGTCATGGACCTTACTATTGAGGATAGCTCTCCCACAGAGAGTGCTTGGGTTCGATGCGATGATTGTTTTAAATGGAGACGAATACCTGCTTCTGTGGTAGGGTCAATTGACGAGAGCTCGAGATG GATCTGTATGAACAACTCAGAGAAAGAATTTGCTCATTGCTCAATCTCTCAAGAGATGTCAAATGAAGAAATTAATGAACAGTTGGGCATAGGACAGGATGAAGCAGATGCATACGACTATGAGGCGGCTAAAAGGGGGAAAGACAAGGAACAGAAGAGCAAACGTTTGCCAG TTAACAAAAAGGCGTGCTTCAGGGCCATAAAAACAAACCAGTTTCTTCATCGTAACCGTAAAAATCAAACAATTGACGAG ATAATGGTTTGTCACTGCAAACCACCACCTGATGGTAGACTGGGTTGTGGAGAAGAATGTCTCAATAGAATGCTTAACATTGAATGTCTCCATGGTACATGCCCTGCTGGCGATCTATGCTCAAATCAGCAG TTTCAAAAACGGAAGTATGTTAAGTTTGAGAGATTCCAATCGGGTAAGAAGGGTTATGGCCTGAGATTGCTTGAGGATGTACGTGAGGGACAGTTCCTTATTGAATACGTTGGAGAG GTGCTTGATATGCAATCTTATGAGTCTCGTCAGAAGGATTATGCTTCCATGGGTCAGAAACATTTCTATTTCATGACACTGAATGGGAATGAG GTAATTGATGCTGGTGCAAAGGGAAATTTAGGGCGTTTCATTAACCATAGTTGTGAACCAAACTGCCGTACGGAAAAG TGGATGGTGAATGGTGAAATTTGCGTTGGAATATTCTCCATGAAAGACCTTAAGAAG GGTCAGGAGTTGACATTTGACTACAACTATGTGAGGGTTTTTGGTGCCGCTGCCAAAAAGTGTTACTGTGGATCATCACATTGCCGAGGTTACATTGGGGGAGATCCTTTGAACGGTGATGTAGTTGTTCAAAGTGATTCAGATGAAGAGTATCCCGAACTTGTGATCCTTGATGATGACGAAAGTGGGGAAGGAATCTTAGATGCAACGTCTAAGATCTTCATGGATGGTGCTGACATGCAAATGCCGCAGAACTCTACAAAGGTTGATGATTCCAAGGACCTTGCTTCTCAATCGCCTAGCTCAGTATCTGTAAAACTTCCAGAGAGCGAGGTTCTTCCATCTTTTCAACCGACCGAAGCATCCAAGGAACTTTCGACAGACATGCCTGTCATTGATGTCCAGCAGGAGGTTCTTGAAAAGAAGACTAAAGGCGCATCTCCCGCCTCCAAGTCTATCAGCAGACTGTCCTCGGATGGTGCAAATTCTGATAAGACAGTAAAGCATGGATCTGGTGAAGATATAAAGATACTTTCACGACCCCGCCCTCGTACAAAAACTTCGCGTTCATCGGGGTCCAGCAAGCAAGCTCTTCCTGGTGTTAACAAAGCACAGACTACACCAGTCAAAAAGTTGCAACAGCAGCCCATCAAATCTAAAGGATCAGAGGAAGTTTCTCCCAGCGGGCGTATTGAAACAT TTGAAGGGAAACTGAACGAGTTACTAGATGCTGGGGGAGGGATAAGCAAGCGGAGG GATTCAGCAAAGGGCTACTTGAAACTGCTGCTTCTCACTGCTGCTTCCCGGGGCAATGCCAATGAAGGAATTCAAAG CAATCGAGATCTTTCAATGATTCTTGATGCCCTTTTGAAGACAAAGTCACGAACTGTTTTGGTGGACGTAATCAACAAGAATG GTCTGCAAATGTTACACAATATCATGAAACAATACCGGAGGGATTTTAAAAAGACCCCAATACTCCGAAAACTTTTGAAG GTATTAGAGTATCTTGCCACGAGGGATATTCTTGCACTGGAGCATATAGTCAGACCACCTCCTTACGCAGGGATGGAAAG CTTCAAGCAGTCTATTCTAACACTCACCGAGCATGATGACAAACAG GTGCATCAAATTGCGAGGAACTTCCGAGACAGATTTATCCCTAAGCATTTAAGAAAACCTTGGCGCATCGACAGAGAAGAGAGATCGGAGTCTAGAAGATCACCTATAAACAGCAGATTCAGATCATCACAAGAACCTAGATATGATCATCATTCGCCAAGACGTGCAGAACCATTTGCCTCAAGGGCTGCAACTCCCGAAACACCTTCTGTATCCGACGGGTGCATACAACCAACCTCCTCCAGCCTTCCCGAGACAAATGGACGCAAGCGTAAAAGCAGATGGGACCAGCCGTCTACTTCCAAAGAGCAACGAACCATGACAGATGTCCAAGACGACCTTCCACCCGGGTTCTCATCGCCTTGCACTGATGCGCCTAATGCAGTCACTGCACAGCCACAAGCAAAGTTCCTCTCTCGGTTAACAGTCTCCTATGGGATCCCGCTTAGCATCGTTCATCAGTGTGGTTTACCCTGCAAAGACGACCCCAGTAGCTGGTCCGTTGCTCCTGGGGTGCCGTTCTCTCCGTTTCCACCTTTACCACCTGTTACTCACGGCGAGTTTTTCGCTAATAAGAGAAACGGAACAGTCTCGGACTCTCCAAAGCGGAAGAGAGAGTTTTCATCTGATATAGGAACAAGTTACTTTCGGCAACAGAAACAGAAAGTTCCTCCATGGATACGATACAACGGGTGGGAGAAAACAGCAAACAGCTCCATACCT AGGCATCTAACTTTAGAGAAGAAGATCAACAATCAAGAAAATCTTGAATTTAGAGAGAGAAGTACATTCCATGAAAGTTAA
- the LOC106299953 gene encoding glutathione S-transferase TCHQD, translated as MQLYHHPYSLDSQRVRLALEEKGIDYTSYHVNPITGKHMDSTFFRMNPNAKLPVFRNGSHIILDTIEIIEYLERIAEVSSGVEDATFGREVLEWMRKIREWDSKLFTLAHIPDNRRLYVSKFLRMVMIARMAESPDLASAYHRKLREAYDTEDKLKDPEALRRSKDHLLRLLDEVESKLEGTSYVAGNEFSMADVMLVPVLARLSLLDLEEEYISSRKNLAEYWVVVRSRPSYKKVVGRYFNGWRKYVTLLKTWMFVRVRSLLRKY; from the exons ATGCAGTTATATCATCATCCATACTCATTAGACAGCCAGAGAGTGAGACTAGCTTTGGAAGAGAAAGGCATTGATTACACATCGTACCATGTGAATCCCATCACAGGCAAGCACATGGACTCTACCTTCTTTAGGATGAATCCCAACGCCAAGCTTCCCGTTTTCAGAAACGGTTCTCACATCATTTTGGACACTATTGAGATCATAGA GTACTTGGAGAGAATAGCTGAGGTGTCTTCTGGTGTAGAGGATGCTACTTTTGGTAGAGAAGTACTTGAATGGATGCGGAAGATTAGAGAATGGGACTCCAAGCTATTCACACTTGCTCACATCCCTGATAACCGTCGCCTCTATGTTTCCAAGTTCTTGAGGATGGTTATGATTGCACGTATGGCTGAGTCTCCGGACTTGGCTAGTGCTTACCATAGGAAGCTAAGGGAAGCGTATGACACAGAAGACAAACTAAAAGACCCTGAAGCTTTGAGGAGAAGCAAAGACCATTTGCTCAGGCTTCTTGATGAGGTTGAGAGCAAGCTAGAGGGGACTAGTTATGTGGCGGGGAATGAGTTTAGCATGGCTGATGTGATGCTGGTGCCTGTGCTAGCTCGGTTATCGCTGCTGGATTTGGAAGAGGAGTATATAAGTAGCAGGAAGAATCTTGCTGAGTATTGGGTGGTTGTGAGGAGTAGACCGAGCTACAAGAAGGTTGTTGGAAGGTACTTTAATGGGTGGAGAAAGTATGTAACGCTTTTGAAGACTTGGATGTTTGTTAGAGTCCGAAGCTTGCTAAGAAAATATTGA
- the LOC106296308 gene encoding receptor-like cytosolic serine/threonine-protein kinase RBK1 has product MIENSREEEGRLGRTILVGVKLDAPSRELLTWALVKVAEPGDTVIALHILSNEIVENSSLLSLVKTFDSVLDVYEGFCNLKQVDLKLKLCRGDSPRKMIAREAKSFSASKVLVGISKSRHNAIRSSASVAKYIAKKLPKDRWVHAVNNGKIVFQREGSVNHPRVEEDVRKNNLLNVLQRSVTLTTTSKVVSHSEEVSKEDESCGQSLKQALVAARSESCSVCGSINDTTARASDRSEDDDDKCLKAKEIVSEKGSTAMLVRKQPEARPGWPLLRRAFTSAAQPITSHRPTSQWALKLPPRSSKQIGHDSCDGILSSLNAITTKKSSSDNSPRKPPKELEGLYERFSSTCQVFKYKELVSVTSDFSTDNFIGIGGSSRVFRGCLSNGREVAVKILKQTEDILNDFVAEIEIITTLHHKNVISLLGFCFEDNNLLLVYNYLSRGSLEENLHGDKKDPLAFGWSQRFKVALGVAEALDYLHNTASQPVIHRDVKSSNILLSNDYEPQLSDFGLARWASISTTHIVCSDVAGTFGYLAPEYFMYGKVNDKIDVYAFGVVLLELLSGRKPISSGCPKGQESLVLWAKPILDDGKYSQLLDQSLKDNNNGDQMQRMALAATLCIRRSPQARPKMSIVLKLLKGDEDTLKWAMQQASNSSDESEMLKDEECQRSNLQSHLKVALLDVEDDSLSMGSFDQGVSVEDYLKGRNSLD; this is encoded by the exons ATGATAGAAAACAGCAGAGAGGAAGAAGGACGATTAGGCCGTACGATTCTCGTCGGCGTGAAGCTAGACGCACCGAGCAGAGAGCTACTCACTTGGGCTCTCGTTAAAGTCGCTGAGCCTGGCGATACCGTCATCGCTCTTCACATCCTTAGCAACG AGATTGTTGAAAACTCTTCGCTTCTCTCCTTGGTGAAGACCTTCGACTCTGTTCTCGACGTTTACGAAGGCTTCTGCAATCTAAAACAG GTGGATCTGAAGCTGAAGCTGTGTCGTGGCGACTCACCTCGTAAGATGATAGCTAGAGAAGCCAAATCGTTCTCCGCGTCGAAAGTTTTAGTTGGAATCTCTAAAAGTCGTCACAACGCGATTCGTTCATCAGCTTCTGTTGCTAAGTACATAGCCAAGAAGCTGCCAAAGGATCGTTGGGTTCATGCTGTTAACAACGGTAAGATCGTGTTCCAGAGAGAAGGGTCCGTTAACCATCCTCGAG TTGAGGAAGATGTAAGGAAGAACAACTTGTTGAATGTGCTTCAGAGATCGGTTACATTAACTACCACTTCCAAAGTCGTTAGCCATTCAGAGGAGGTCTCCAAGGAAGATGAATCTTGTGGCCAGAGTTTGAAGCAAGCCTTAGTGGCTGCTCGTTCTGAGAGTTGTTCGGTTTGTGGTTCTATAAATGATACAACTGCTAGAGCTTCAGATAGGAGTGAAGATGATGATGATAAGTGTCTCAAAGCAAAGGAGATTGTGTCTGAGAAAGGTTCTACAGCTATGTTGGTTAGGAAACAGCCTGAAGCTAGACCAGGTTGGCCTTTGCTTCGCCGTGCTTTTACTTCAGCAGCACAACCAATTACATCTCATAGGCCTACTTCTCAATGGGCTTTGAAGCTTCCTCCGAGGAGCAGTAAGCAGATTGGTCATGACTCTTGTGATGGTATATTGTCAAGCTTAAACGCTATCACCACCAAGAAGTCTTCTTCTGACAATAGTCCAAGAAAGCCACCTAAGGAGCTAGAGGGACTCTATGAGAGATTCTCTTCAACCTGCCAGGTCTTCAAATACAAGGAGCTTGTTTCAGTGACATCAGACTTCTCCACTG ATAATTTCATCGGTATAGGAGGGAGCAGCCGAGTTTTTAGAGGCTGTTTATCCAACGGAAGAGAAGTAGCTGTAAAGATCCTCAAGCAAACAGAAGATATCTTGAATGATTTCGTCGCTGAGATCGAGATCATCACAACTTTGCACCATAAGAACGTTATCTCCCTCTTAGGCTTTTGCTTTGAAGACAACAACTTGTTACTTGTATACAATTATCTCTCAAGAGGAAGCCTAGAAGAGAATCTTCACG GAGACAAGAAAGATCCACTTGCGTTTGGTTGGAGCCAGAGGTTTAAAGTAGCTCTGGGAGTAGCAGAGGCATTAGACTATCTGCATAACACTGCTTCACAACCTGTTATTCACAGAGATGTTAAGTCATCTAACATACTGTTATCTAATGATTATGAGCCACAG CTTTCTGATTTTGGGCTGGCGAGGTGGGCGTCTATATCCACAACTCACATTGTCTGCTCAGATGTGGCTGGAACCTTTGG CTACTTGGCTCCTGAGTACTTTATGTATGGTAAGGTGAATGATAAGATAGATGTGTATGCATTTGGTGTTGTTCTACTTGAGTTGCTCTCTGGAAGGAAACCTATTAGCAGTGGATGTCCAAAGGGACAAGAGAGTCTTGTCTTGTGG GCTAAACCAATTCTAGACGATGGAAAGTATTCTCAGTTATTAGACCAGAGTTTGAAGGATAACAACAATGGTGATCAAATGCAGAGGATGGCGTTAGCTGCTACTCTTTGTATTCGACGTAGTCCTCAAGCTAGACCAAAAATGAGCATA GTCTTAAAGCTACTCAAAGGCGATGAAGACACACTCAAATGGGCAATGCAACAAGCGAGTAACTCCTCAGATGAATCAGAGATGCTCAAGGATGAGGAGTGTCAAAGATCTAACTTGCAGTCACACCTTAAAGTAGCGCTTCTTGATGTTGAAGATGACTCTCTCTCCATGGGAAGCTTTGACCAAGGCGTCTCTGTTGAGGATTATCTCAAAGGCAGAAACTCCCTTGACTGA